CCTGGAGACGCCCGATGGCGCCTCAAACAGCGTGCAGGTGCGATCCCTCAGTCAGTTGTTGTCTCTGATCCTTATTGTGCTGGTGAATGTGGCACTGGGCTACTGGCGCAGTCGCTCCAAGCTGCTCAAGCTGAAGCGTCGCTCCAGTGGCTTTAGGAATGATGTGGGGCGCCTGATGACAATTCGCTTGCTGCTCAACCGGGAGCTGGAGCAACGAAATCTCAGCTGGACGGTGGCCCGCTTGGCTCTGTACAATAGTCTGCAGCCCACGAATCTGGCCAAGGTCTGGACGCGCTTCATGTGGCGCCTCAATCTGAaccatgtgctgctgctgccgtatCACTTCTACTGCGAGGCTCTGGCCCTGCGGGATGTCCTGCTGCGTGGTCAGACCAGCTACACCTCCACCTACTGTGCCCGGCTGCATTTGtatgtgccgctgctgctctacgCCCAACTGGAGCTGGTCAAGATCTGCTGGGAGCTGTTCAAGGCGCCACGCAACATCTACGAGGTGCTGTTCGAGCAGCCCACCAGGGAGTTGAATATTCTGCACCAGAAATCCTATGCCGGCAGGAAAATAGTCTCCTTCAGTCGCTCCATCGATGGCACCCAGCTGCGGGAACGACATCGGGGCAGATTTAACGATGAGCTGCGTGAATCCGACTTTAGTCTCACGTGCCTGGCCGGAGCCGTGCACGATTACCTGAATACCTTTGCCCATCTGGTGCCTGTGCCTTCGCTTTTGAACACCACTTGCAGGACCATTTCCAAGGGTTACTTCACCGATCGCCGGGGCGACAAGTCGGAGCATATTGGGGGTGTGGTcttcctgcagctgccactgcgacAGCCGGATGAGCAGCATGCGCGGCACTTGCACGGCATTGTGGAGCGCATCAGGCGGCAGCAGATCATGATCTATTTGGCCTCCATCGGCCAGACCAAGTACAGCATGCTAACGGCCCTCCTGCCGCATGTCCTCACCAAGATCTTCATCAACTTCTTCTCGTACAATTTTCCCATTACGATCACCGAGATCTATGGGTCCACGGCTGAGTTCCAGTCGGCCTGGGGCCAGCGGGTGCAGGATGTGCTGCTCTTCAGGCCACCACAGTCGAAGACTTGCCTTTCCCTGAATCTCCACCGCTTCGGCGATAAGTACAGGCTGGCCATTATGGCGGACACCCATCTGGCGCCGGATCATACGATTATAGCACGATCCTTCGAACGATATATGGAGACAGTCACACTCTGACTACACAAACGAAgattctctgtttttttttacacaaaaatcaCTTTCACGTATACGAAATAAAAGTTATTAACTATAATAATaactataattattaaaatgcaatttacacAAGGCGTTTCGATCAatgataaaaaaataaaataaatatgtaaaaataaaaattatataaaaaaagtgaaacgcaaaaaaaaacattaaaaacaaaatattaaaactaataaaaaaaaaatattgttttaaaaacaacaacaaaaacgagaaataaaaaataaaataatttttactAATTAATCACGAAAATCAGCTGTCTCCTCATGGACAGTGAACAATTTTTGcaggttttttgtttcattctttTGGGGTACGATTAGAGGGGATTTTCTCATGAGGTCTAATACATATTACAATCACAATTTGATAAGTTGCTGCCATGCCAACTAAATCCAGATTCTATGAAACTGTTATGAGTGCAATTCATGCTGTTGAGCGCACGTTGATGCCACAGAGGCTTCGTGTATGAGTAACAGAGTGTAACTTCATCACGATGTTCCTATAACAAAAACGATAGTTTTCTAGCAAAGCAAGCTTGTTACTAAAGTCACCTCCTCACATACTGAAACATACTCGAATCGCGTGAAACATCAACAAATTCCCACCCGATCTATGCATAAGCGAGCCTTCACATATTGCTCGGACTTTAATACGAAATTCTACGAGTCCAGGAGTGGGAAGATAAAACCAATTGGCTCATTCCTACAGCAACCAGACATGCCTCAACGGACAAGCCACAGCAATGGCTCAATGGTAGGTGAGGGGATGTCACCACAGGACAAGCACAAGGTTCGCGGAATGGCCCGGCAGATGTTGACTCAAACCGATCTGGAGAATCTACAATGGCCACAGAAGAAATATCCaaatcagcagcagatgcaCTATATCAAGGAGCAGGATCGAGTGTGCTCGCAGAGACCCGGAATTGGCTTGCAGCGTGGCTATCAGCAAGGCGAATATCAttcacaacag
The sequence above is a segment of the Drosophila subobscura isolate 14011-0131.10 chromosome U, UCBerk_Dsub_1.0, whole genome shotgun sequence genome. Coding sequences within it:
- the LOC117900211 gene encoding uncharacterized protein LOC117900211, which produces MESFWQELKSLLKTLLCFVVALMLMPLLLLSFLCAHFGNELVNYILSIKYPNLTISKSKKIRTLIDTQKNAGIFHFLLQVEGACDFEQIKRSYAQHLTDLRDKTGMLRFPKLRQKLVTCWGHYAWVNDSSGFNINNHVLLSTHKYRGRAVNESNIQDYVSELATKYIPSDLPQWQVIVIPSSDATQPYHILIKLHHLIIAEEEDLHVGEMLLLHDNDTKSVLTLNDGGLGESPSQQLSHFVRQPEHISRLVHHVLHLVICRWQQFIYEFESLETPDGASNSVQVRSLSQLLSLILIVLVNVALGYWRSRSKLLKLKRRSSGFRNDVGRLMTIRLLLNRELEQRNLSWTVARLALYNSLQPTNLAKVWTRFMWRLNLNHVLLLPYHFYCEALALRDVLLRGQTSYTSTYCARLHLYVPLLLYAQLELVKICWELFKAPRNIYEVLFEQPTRELNILHQKSYAGRKIVSFSRSIDGTQLRERHRGRFNDELRESDFSLTCLAGAVHDYLNTFAHLVPVPSLLNTTCRTISKGYFTDRRGDKSEHIGGVVFLQLPLRQPDEQHARHLHGIVERIRRQQIMIYLASIGQTKYSMLTALLPHVLTKIFINFFSYNFPITITEIYGSTAEFQSAWGQRVQDVLLFRPPQSKTCLSLNLHRFGDKYRLAIMADTHLAPDHTIIARSFERYMETVTL